A window from Setaria italica strain Yugu1 chromosome VIII, Setaria_italica_v2.0, whole genome shotgun sequence encodes these proteins:
- the LOC101764689 gene encoding serine carboxypeptidase 1-like yields the protein MLHPLWLSRSGPFNFESGGSAGSLPKLHRNPYSWSKVSSVIYLDSPAGVGLSYVKDKSKPYTTGDLQTAHDLHTFLLKWFQLYHEFLTNPFYIAGESYAGIYIPTLSHEVVKGIHERVKPAINFKVKRSSKIIPAA from the exons ATGCTGCATCCTCTGTGGCTTTCTCGTTCAGGACCATTCAACTTTGAGTCAGGAGGGTCAGCTGGAAGCCTGCCAAAGCTTCATCGCAACCCGTACAGCTGGTCCAAG GTGTCTAGTGTGATATACTTGGACTCCCCTGCTGGTGTTGGTCTGTCATACGTGAAGGATAAGTCCAAACCTTATACAACTGGCGACCTTCAGACTGCTCATGATTTGCATACTTTTCTTCTCAAG TGGTTTCAGCTCTACCATGAGTTCCTGACAAATCCATTTTACATAGCTGGTGAATCATATGCTGGGATTTATATTCCTACCCTTTCACATGAAGTTGTCAAAG GAATTCACGAAAGAGTCAAGCCAGCTATAAACTTTAAGGTTAAGAGATCTTCTAAAATTATTCCTGCTGCGTGA